The nucleotide window gatTCCAAGCTAAGGCTATATCACCGCCCTGATCTGTCATGTCCTTTAACTGGAAAAGGACCAGCCTCAGCTTTTAATCTTGCGAAAGGCTTACTTGTTAGGCTGCCAATGCCATGGGAATGCAAGCTATATATATGATGAGAGTTTATGCTTACAAAACTTCGTAGAATTTAAACGACCTCATTTCTTTAGGGTTTTAGCTTGTAGAATATTGTATTATCTTTGCAACATTTTGATACTACTTTTAGTTGGGATATGAactcttttaaattttcttagcATAAAAAGATATTTCTCTCTAACCCATTTCCAATATAATAAgtccaaaaaaaggaaaattcttGGCCAATAATGCAAAGAAAACTTTGATCCATGTGGACATACACATATTTGTATGCAACCGATTACGCCTATGATTTCGCCTAATTGTACGTCTATCACTCTCGTTACATGACTCATCATTCAACGAGAGGGAGATACACAAATATAGTTGTATGTAACCGATTaataattatgatttttggCAGGCTATGCACAATCATGTGTCTATCACTCTCGTCACATAACTAATCACATATAGAGGGAGATTCATAGATAATTATATAGCCGATTAGATCTTATAATTTTCGTGATGAGTCTATGATCGTGAATACTAGGATGGTCATTGGATAATGTAAAGTGATGCAAGTGGGACTCATGCTTATACAAATGAGGATTTAAGTCATATCTCCTTCACGAagcaatagtctaaattactttaaattaatttaatttatagaaaagaaaattcaaatttgagtgCAAGGAGGCAAACTCATTGCCTGACTAACTAGCTTAACCCAATCCTGATCAATTAACCTAACTCAGTCCTGACCAACCGGCCTAATAGTTCAGCTTCAAACGATCATATTCTTTTATGTTGAGCTTCAAATAAAGCAGAATGTCCTTTGTACCCAAAAAAACTGTAGAAGGTACTTATTTAAAACTAGCCTTATGCTAATTGCATGTAATATGTTCTACTGTTGAAGGCTATAAAGCCTAACAATAATAGGAGATCTTTGGATCACATTCACATGTGGTCCACCGACCCATTAATACGCCACCACAGGAGCTACTTAATACtaatattaatatcatcagaTTATTAACtctaaaacaaaaaggagCCTGACTGACATgcaaaaaataagaaactcATCAAAGCTGGCGCGTCCGTTTGAATCTTGGCATCATTTCCCAAACTCCGCACTTCCCAGTCACAAAAATAATGCcactttaataaaaattagatttaaaaaaaaaaatacatggatAAGCTCAACATGTTGATTGTTGCAGTTGCACAGCCTAATTGCAGGTCCTACGGGCTCCTGGAGCGCGTGCTAAACAAACACCCACAGTCACAGTCAGAGATGGTCACAGACAGACAGATTCgatgtgaagaagaagaagaagatgaagcaaAGTCCTACAAACCTAACGACATTACGTTTTAGCTCTACAGCCTCTACCATTAGAGCGCATAGCCTAACAAATAACAAACGACAACAACCACAGAGACATCTGGATCTGCCGCATATTTACATACACAACGGTAAACAGAGGAACGAAACGACGCCGTCAAAAACAGTACCCGATTTCCGATTCAGGTCCGGTCACTCCGGTTCTTACTTTGACTATGGTGACTATAATGACTGTGTTGGCTCCGGTTGTGGCCTGAAACGGCGCTGTTCCCTTCCTTCTTCTGCGGGGCGGAGAACAGCTGCCCGAACCCGAAAACCGACCCCGACTTGGACGACCCGCGAAGCGAACAGACCGGAACGTTGAGAACCGGCGTCACTCTGACGTTGGCCGAGTAGGACCGCTCCATGCCTCTGTGTTTCAGCCTGGGCCCACCGTTGAAGCTACTCGGGCTACTGGAGCTCCGCTCCAAGCTCTGAAACACAATTTTTCCAGACGAGTTCATTCTCGGCGAGTCCACCGATACGCCCCTGCTCGCGACTGTAGCCGATTCCCCCACCGGCCGCCTCATCGGGCTCCTGCCCACCCTCGGCTGATCTGCCGCCGATCTCTGCTTCGTCGTTTCACGAGTCTTCACCGTCCGGACCCGCGCCTGTTTCGGGTTGGTTCGGTGAATGGAAATGATCGGGTTCAGGTTCGGTTTGTCCGAATCCAGCGAGAGTCGCGGCAAGTCCTCGTGCTCGTGGCCCGAGGAGGAggacgagagagagaggcgcGACGAAATCGAGACCGATTCGCAATCCGAGTCTTTTAGCAGGGGCAAGCTCAGCGAAGCGTCTGagcaagaagaggaagaggacaGGGACCTTGAGCTTCTGTGAAGGAAATGCTTCAGAGATTTAGGCCCGTTTGTGCTCGAGGACGACGACGTCGTTTTCTGAGCCTCGCTCTTCGCGTGACTGTTGGCATTACTGTTCTGGTAGAGCTTCTTTAGGCCCAAGAGCTCTCTCCACCGACTCGAACACCTGGGGGCCTTGGGAGAGAACAGGTACGGGTCGGCACCGGAGA belongs to Prunus persica cultivar Lovell chromosome G4, Prunus_persica_NCBIv2, whole genome shotgun sequence and includes:
- the LOC18780923 gene encoding uncharacterized protein LOC18780923, whose translation is MASACVNNIGMSPEKFPPATYPSYGWLSPRISFSREFPDEDASKLAGSKSSSPAKNLPAGPDPETSAGEFEFRLEDPVAMLPADELFSGGKLMPLQFSSVKATDPSLTEIRMPDTAMYHRRPEISGADPYLFSPKAPRCSSRWRELLGLKKLYQNSNANSHAKSEAQKTTSSSSSTNGPKSLKHFLHRSSRSLSSSSSCSDASLSLPLLKDSDCESVSISSRLSLSSSSSGHEHEDLPRLSLDSDKPNLNPIISIHRTNPKQARVRTVKTRETTKQRSAADQPRVGRSPMRRPVGESATVASRGVSVDSPRMNSSGKIVFQSLERSSSSPSSFNGGPRLKHRGMERSYSANVRVTPVLNVPVCSLRGSSKSGSVFGFGQLFSAPQKKEGNSAVSGHNRSQHSHYSHHSQSKNRSDRT